The following nucleotide sequence is from Nocardioides eburneiflavus.
CGGGTGGCAAGCCCGGCGGGCGCCCCGGCGGTCAGCGGTCGGGCTCCGAGCAGCGCGGTTTCCGTGGGCGTACGGAGGAGAAGCCGCGCACGGCGGACCAGGCGGCCTACGACGGTCCCGACCTGCCCGAAGACATCACCGGCGCCGAGCTGGATCGCGGTGTCCGCGCGCAGCTGAAGGGTCTGCCGGAGAAGCTCGCGGCCCGGGTGGCTCGCCACCTCGCAGCGGCCGGCGCCTTCATCGACGACGACCCCGAGCTCGCCTACCGCCACGCCCTCGCGGCTCGTGCGCGTGCGTCGCGGATCGCCGTGGTGCGCGAGGCTGCGGGGGAGACGGCCTACGCGGCCGGGCACTACGCGGAGGCGCTGTCGGAGCTCCGCGCCGCCAAGCGGATGAACGGCGCGACGGACTACCTGCCGATCATGGCGGACTGCCACCGCGCGCTGGGCAACCCCGAGCAGGCGATCAAGCTGGCGAAGAGCCCGTCCGTCGCGAACTTCAGCTCGGAGGCCAAGGCGGAGATGACGCTGGTCGAGGCCGGGGCGAGGCGTGACATGGGACAGCTCGACGCCGCGTTGCGTACGCTCGAGCTCGCGCCGCTGACATCGAAGAGCCGCTCGGCCTGGGTGGTGCGCCTGCGTTACGCGTACGCGGACACGCTCGAGGCGGCGGGCCGTGAGGAGGACGCGCTCGCCTGGTTCCACCGGACGCACGCCATCGACTCCGACGAGCTCACCGACTCCGCCGAGCGCGCGGACCTGCTGGAGCGTCGTCAGTCCTGACCGGTGCGACACGCTGGCGTTCCGGCGCCTCATGAGTCACAATGGGGTCACTAATCACATACGTGTCACTCGACTCTCGTTGAGCACTGACGACAGACCGCTGGGGAAGGCGCATCTGGAGCGTCGGAACTCAAGGAGGTCACGGTGACCACACGCATTGCTTCCCGCCCGGACGGTCCGGGGACGAGGGGCATTCTCTACGTGCACTCTGCGCCCTCCGCTCTCTGCCCGCACATCGAGTGGGCCGTGGGCGGAGTCCTCGGGGTTGCCGTCTCGCTCGACTGGACGCCGCAGCCTGCCCAGCCGGGCGCCTACCGCGCGGAGCTGTCGTGGACGGGCTCGGCCGGCACCGCTGCCGCCGTGGCGTCCGCGCTCCGCGGGTGGAACCACCTGCGCTTCGAGATCACCGAGGAGCCGACCAGCTCGTCCGAGGGCACGCGCTTCTCGTGCACGCCCGACCTGGGCATCTTCCACGCGATCACCGGGCCGCACGGAGACATCCTGATCCCCGAGGACCGGCTCAAGGCCGCGGTGGTGAAGGCCGCCCTCGGCGACACGACGCTGCTGCTCGAGATCGACAACCTCCTCGGCAAGCCGTGGGACGACGAGCTGGAGACCTTCCGCCACGCCGGCGAGGGTGCTCCCGTGCGGTGGCTGCACCAAGTGGTGTGAGCTCCTAGCCGTTGCGCTTGCGCAGCCGGAACGTGTCGGTGACCTCCACGGAGGTCTCGCTGGTGGTTCCTTCGTAGGACGTGAGCACGCCCGTCAGCGTGAAGCGGCCCTGTGTCGTCGCCCAGCGGCACAATCGGTAGGTCAGGACGCCGGACTCGGCGTCGTTGGGGCCGATCAGCGACTGCGCGTTGACGCCCCGGCCTTCGCGGTCCTGCATCGTGATGTCGAAGGTCCAGTCCTCCGACTCCGTGGTCACCGCGTAGGCGTACGCGTAGTCCTTGCAGCCCCGCTTGAGGCGGCCGTCCGGGGCGTCCAGGGCCCCTGACAGGACGACCGGGTCGGTCTGTACGGTCGGCTCGTCACTGGGGTGGGTGGGCAGGGGGAGCGGCAGAGGGAGCAGGCTCGTCACGGACAGGGCCGCGGCCGCGAGCAGGGTCGACAGCATGACACCTCCGAGGGTTCGAGGTGTCCAACGACCCACGTGTGACGTGCGTTACGTCCTCGGCCGATGCGGCCGGGTCAGAGCGGGATGTTGCCGTGCCGTCCGCGTCGTACGCCGGCCGTGTCGATCTCGTGGCGCATCGCATGGGCGATGGCGCTCCGGGTGCGGGTGGGCTCGACCACCTCGTCCACGACGCCGATCTCGACGGCCTTGTCGACGCCGCCGGCGATGCGCTCGTGCTCGGCGGCGAGCTCGGCCTCGACCTGCGGGCGGATCTCCGGGGAGACCTCCGCCAGCTTGCGGCGGTGCAGGATGCGGATGGCAGCCACGGCACCCATCACGGCCACCTCGGCCCCCGGCCACGCCAGGACACGCGTGGCGCCGAGCGAGCGGGCGTTCATGGCGATGTAGGCGCCGCCGTAGGTCTTGCGGGTCACCAGCGTCACCCGCGGGACCACGCACTCGCCGAAGGCGTGCAGCAGCTTGGCGCCACGGCGTACGACTCCGTCCCACTCCTGGCCGACGCCGGGGAGGTATCCGGGGACGTCCACGAGCACGACGAGCGGCACCCCGAACGCGTCGCACATCCGGACGAACCGGGACGCCTTCTCCGCCGACAGCGAGTCGAGGCAGCCGCCGAGGCGCAGCGGGTTGTTGGCGACGACGCCGACCGTACGGCCGCCGAAGCGTCCGAGCGCGGTGACGACGTTGGGCGCCCAACGAGCGTGCAGCTCCTGCATGGTGCCCTCGTCGAGCAGGCCGTCGACGAGCGGGTGCACGTCGTAGGCGCGCTTCCTGGACTCCGGTAGGAGGGCGCCGAGGTCGCGGTCCTCGACAGAGTCGGCGGCCAGGCTGCCCTGGGAGCCGAGGAGGGAGGCGACCGTACGGGCGCGGTCGAGGGCCTCGCGCTCGGAGTCGGTGAGGATGTGCACCACTCCGGAGCGGCGGCCGTGGGGCTCGGGACCGCCGAGGCGCAGCATGTCGACGTCCTCGCCGGTGACGGAGCGGACCACGTCGGGGCCGGTGACGAAGATGCGGCCCTCCGGGCCGAGGATGACCACGTCGGTCAGCGCCGGCCCGTAGGCCGCGCCGCCGGCGGCGGGGCCGAGCACGACCGAGATCTGCGGGATGACGCCCGACGCCTGGGTCATGACCTGGAAGATCCGGCCGACCGCGTGGAGCGAGAGCACACCCTCGGCCAGCCGCGCGCCTCCGGAGTGCCAGAGACCGATGATCGGCACGCCGTCGGTGATCGCCCTGTGGTAGGCGTCGACGACGACGCGACAGCCCAGGTCGCCCATCGCGCCGCCCATGACGGTGGCGTCGCTGCAGAAGGCGACCACGGAGGTGCCGTCGACGCGGCCGACAGCTGCCAGCATGCCCGAGTCGTCGTCGGGCGTGATCAGCTCGAGGGTGCCGTCGTCGAGGAGGGCGGTGAGGCGGTGGACCGGGTTGCGCGGGTCGTCCGCACGGGGGAGCCTGGCTGGCCTGGTGGCGGTGGCGGTCATCAGACGCTGCCGAAGGCGACCGCGACGTTGGCGCCTCCGAAGCCGAAGGAGTTGTTGAGCGCGACGATGTCGCCCTCCGGCAGGTCGCGTCGTGACGTCGGGATGTCGAGGTCGACCTCGGGGTCCTTGTCGTCGAGGTTGATCGTCGGGGGGCTGACCCGGTCGTGCAGGGCCATCACGGTGGCGACCGCCTCGAGCGCGCCGGCGCCGCCGAGCAGGTGGCCGGTCATGGACTTCGTGCTGGTGACCACGCAGCGCTCGACGTGCTCGCCGAGCACGGCGTGCAGCATGAGGCCCTCGGCGATGTCGCCCTTGGGCGTGGAGGTGGCGTGCGCGTTGACGTGGACCACGGTCGCCGGGTCGACGTCGCCCTCGCGCAGCGCCATCTTGATGGCTCGCGTGCCGCCGCGACCCTCGGGGTCGGGCTGGGCGATGTCGTGGGCGTCGTTGCTGATGCCGGCGCCCCGCACCTCGGCGTAGATCGTCGCGCCACGGGCGCGGGCGTGCTCCTCGGACTCGAGGACCAGCACGGCGCCGCCCTCGCCGAGGACGAAGCCGTCACGGCCGGTGTCCCACGGACGCGAGACCTTCGTCGGGTCGCCGCCCTCCTCGCTGCCGGTCTTGGACAGCGCCATCATGTTGGCGAAGGCGGCCATCGGCAGCGGGTGGATGGCGGCCTCGGTGCCGCCGGCGAGGACCACGTCGGCGCGGCCGAGCCGGATCAGGTCGATGGCCATGGCGATGGCCTCGTTGCCCGAGGCACAGGCCGACGTGGGCGCGTGGACCGCCGCCCGGGCGCCGTACTTGAGGCTGACGTTGGCCGCGGGCGCGTTGGGCATGAGCATCGGGACCGCGAGCGGCGAGACCCGGCGTGCACCCTTCTCGAGGAGGGTGTCGTAGTTGGCGAGCAGCGTGGTCACTCCGCCGATGCCGGACGCGACGGCGACACCGAGGCGCTCGGGCTCGAGACCGGAGCCCTCGAGCCGGGCGTCGGCCCACGCCTGGTCGGCGGCGACCATCGCGAACTGGCTGGACCGGTCGAGGCGGCGTGCCTTGACCCGGTCGAGGACCTCGGACGGCTCGACGGCCGCGCGGCCACCGATCTTCACCGGGAGCTGCTCGACCCACTCGTCGGTGAGGTGGCGTACGCCGGACTCGCCGGCCAGCATGGCGCGCCAGGTCGACGCGACGTCTCCGCCGAGCGGGGAGGTGGTGCCGAGGCCGGTGACGACTACGCGGGTCGAGGGCATGAGATGAGGTTCCGTTTCTCGCGGGGTTCGGGAGGTTCCTGGGTCACGGGGGGGCCGGGCTGGACACCGGCCACCCCGTGACGTGGGGGAGGGCTCAGCCCTGGGCGCGCTCGATGTAGGCGACGGCGTCACCGACGGTCTTGAGGTTCTTGACCTCGTCGTCGGGGATGGTCACGCCGAACTTCTCCTCAGCGGCCACGACGACCTCGACCATGGACAGCGAGTCGACGTCGAGGTCGTCCACGAACGACTTGTCGAGCTGGACGTCGTCGGCGTCGACGCCGGCGACCTCGTTGACGATCTCGGCGAGGTCGGCGCGGATTTCTTCGGTGGTGGCCATGGGGCCTTCCCTTCTGGTGGTGGGTGCTGCTTGGGCTGGTCTGGAGCTCAGGTGGTGCATGGCTACGGGACGGTGACGACCTGGGCGGCGTAGGAGAGCCCGGCGCCGAACGCGATGAGCAGGGCGGTGTCGCCCGACCGGGCCTCACCCTCGGCGATCATCCGGTCGAGCGCGAGCGGGACCGACGCGGCCGAGGTGTTGCCCTGGTCGGCGACATCGCGGGCGATCCGGACCGTGCTGGGGAGCTTCATGGAGCGGGCCATCGCGTCGATGATCCGCATGTTGGCCTGGTGCGGGACGAAGACGTCGAGCTCGTCGATGCTGATGCCGGCGCTGTCGAGCGCCTGCTGGCCGATCTTGGCCATCGCGAAGGAGGCCCAGCGGAACACCGGGTTGCCCTGCATCACCAGGTGCGGCATCACGCCGCTGCCCGGCACCTCGGGGCTGCCGACGACGTCGCGCCAGTCCTCACGCTGCCGGATCAGGTCGAACTGCTCGCCGTCGGAGCCCCACACGACGGGACCGATCCCCGGGGTGTCGCTGGGACCGACGACCGCCGCACCCGCGCCGTCGGCGAAGATGAAGGCGGTGCCGCGGTCGGTGAGGTCGAGGATGTCGGTGAGGCGCTCGACCCCGATCACCAGGACGTGGCGGGCGCTGCCCGCGCGGACGAAGTCCGAGGCCAGCGAGATGCCGTGGCAGAAGCCGGAGCAGGCCGCCGAGATGTCGAAGGCGGCTGCCTGGTCCGTGCCGAGCTCGTGTGCGATGGCGGTGGCGACGGCCGGCGTCTGGAGCAGGTGGCTGACCGTGGCGACGACCACGCAGTCGATCTGGCTGGCGTCGAGCCCGGCACGCTCGAGGGCGATCCTCGATGCCTCGACCGACATCATCTGCACCGACTCGTCAGGACCTGCCCAGCGGCGGGTCTTGATGCCCGAGCGCTGCTGGATCCACTCGTCGCTGGAGTCGATCGCGTCGACGACGTCGGCGTTGGGGACGACGCGGACGGGGCGGTAGGCGCCGATGCCGAGGATGGCCGCGTGCGGCGAGCCGGTCGTGGTGGTGATCGTGGCCATCAGCTCGAACCTTCCGGGTGCAGGCGCAGCAACGGCTGGCCGGGGGAGACGAGGTCGCCGTCCTCGACGAGCCACTCGACGACCGACCCGCCGTGGGGGGCGGACACGTCGACGCGGTCACGCAGGCTGGCGACGGCACCGATCACGACGCCGGGCTCGAGCGCGTCGCGCTCGACCGCCTCGGACGAGAGGTGGAAGGTGCCCTTGGCCGGCGACACGACCATGCGCCAGGTCGGGGTGGTCTCGATCATGGAGGCCTCGCCGTGCTTGTCGCAGAACTCGCGGGCGGCGTCGAGCTGGTCGGGGGTCTTGAGGGCGAACGTCTCGACGCCCTTGAGGGCCCGCTTGGCGATGCCGGTGAGGGTGCCGGCCGGCGGCATCTCGAGGATGCCGGTGACTCCGAGGTCGGACATCGTCTCCATGCAGAGGTCCCACCGCACGGGGTTGGCGATCTGGCCGACGATGCGGCGCAGGACGTCGCGACCGTCGTGCACGACCTGGCCGTCGCGGTTGGAGATGACCGGCGTACGCGGGTCGTGGGTCGAGACCGACCGCGCGAGTGACGACAGCCGGTCCACGGCCGGGCCCATGTGGGTGGTGTGGAATGCGCCGGCGACGCTCAGCGGGACCAGGCGGGCCTTGGCCGGGGGATCCTCGGCGAACGCGGCGAGCTGCTCCGTGGTGCCCGCGGCGACCACCTGGCCGGGGCCGTTGTCGTTGGCCGCGGTGAGACCGTGGCGCTCGACGGCGGCGAGGACCTCCTCGCGGTCCCCACCGAGGACGGCGGTCATCCCCGTCGCGGTGATGGCTGCGGCGTCCGCCATCGCGTTGCCGCGCTCGCGCACCAGGACCATCGCCTGCTCGGCGGTGATCGCGCGGGCTCCGGCCGCCGCGGTGAGCTCGCCGACGCTGTGCCCGGCGACGGCGCCGATGCGGGAGAACGCGTCGGCGGGGTGCGGGAAGAGGTCGAGTGCCGCGACCAGACCGGTCGCGACCAGCAGGGGCTGGGCGACCTTGGTGTCACGGATCGTCTCGGCGTCGGCCTCGGTGCCGAAGTGGGCCAGGTCGATGCCGGCCACGGTGGCCAGCCAGTCGAAGCGCGCAGCGAAGACCGGGTCCTCGAGCCAGGGTGTGAGGAAGCCGGGGGTCTGGGCCCCTTGTCCGGGGGCGACGATGACGAGCACGGGTTCCACTCTGCCGCCTCCGCGACGGTGGTCGCGGGTCCGACGCCGACGAATCTGACCCCCGGAATCTTGTAGGGTTCCTACAGTTCCGTGCGACCCGACTGACGCCCTAGGATCAGCGCGAGCTGGAGGGTGAACGCTTCGCGCGGCCGGGTCGGCGACCAACCGGTGACGTCGGTGACCTGGCGCAGCCGGTAGCGCACCGTGTTGGGGTGCACGAACAGGGCCCGGGCGGTCGCCTCGATGGACGAGCCGTTCGCGAACCAGGCGGCGAGGGTCTCCAGCAGCGTGCCGCGCACGGCCATGAGCGGCAGGTAGACCTCGTCGACGAGGTGGCGTCGTGCGTGCCCGTCGCCGGCGAGCACCCGCTCGGGGAGGAGGTCGCGGCTGGACACCGGCCGTGGGGCGTCGGGCCAGCCGCTGGCGGCGCGGTGGGCGGACAGGGCCGCCCGCGCCGAGGCACTGGCGTGCGCCAGGTCCGCGGTGACCGGGCCGACCACGACCGGTCCGTCGCCGAAGTGGTCGAGCAGCCGCGTCGCCGCCGGGAGGGGGTCGCTCACGCCGCCGAGGACGACGACGAGCCGGTCGCCCTGGATGGCGCACAGGGCGTCCATCCCGCCGGCGCGGGCGGAGCGGCGCACGGACTCGAAGACGTCGAGCTCGGCGCGGTGGGGCGGCACGGCGCCCAGCACCACGGCGACGTCACCGTGGGCACCCCAGCCGAGGGCGCTGGCGCGGGACAGGACGGTCTCGTCGGCCTCGGCCCGGACGACGGCGTCGACGACCAGGGCCTCGAGTCGGGCGTCCCACGCGCCCCGGGACTCCGCCGCCCGGGCGTAGACCGCGGCCGTGGCGAAGGCGACCTCGCGTGCGTAAAGGAGCACCGCGTCGTGGACCTCCCGGGCGTCCTCCGGGTCGAGCAGCGCGTCGATGGTGGTCTCCACGACCCGGATGCTGAGCCGCACCAGCTCCACCGTCTGCTGAAGGGAGATGACGCCGGTGAGCTCGCGCGGCGCGGCGCCGAAGACCACGACGTCGAGGGGGTCGTGCGCGGAGGCCTCGACCTCGTGGTCGTACCACTCGACGAAGCCCCGGATACCGGCCTGCACGATGAGCCCGACCCACGAGCGGTCCTGGGCGCTGAGGTCGTCGAACCACGGCAGGTCGGTGGACATCCGCCCCGTCGCGGCCGTGCTCAGCGCCCCCGTCGAGTTGCGCAGGGCCTCGGCGGCGCGGCGTCGGGACGGAGGCATGGAGCGACTCTAGTGGGGTGCGGGTCGTAGTGGGATTCCC
It contains:
- a CDS encoding tetratricopeptide repeat protein; this translates as MAEDRRGQRPARGGSGAGRGNSSGGGRSGSSPRGRGSRDDQPPGRGGSSRGGGYQGGKSTGGKPSGGKPGGRPGGQRSGSEQRGFRGRTEEKPRTADQAAYDGPDLPEDITGAELDRGVRAQLKGLPEKLAARVARHLAAAGAFIDDDPELAYRHALAARARASRIAVVREAAGETAYAAGHYAEALSELRAAKRMNGATDYLPIMADCHRALGNPEQAIKLAKSPSVANFSSEAKAEMTLVEAGARRDMGQLDAALRTLELAPLTSKSRSAWVVRLRYAYADTLEAAGREEDALAWFHRTHAIDSDELTDSAERADLLERRQS
- a CDS encoding DUF3145 domain-containing protein; its protein translation is MTTRIASRPDGPGTRGILYVHSAPSALCPHIEWAVGGVLGVAVSLDWTPQPAQPGAYRAELSWTGSAGTAAAVASALRGWNHLRFEITEEPTSSSEGTRFSCTPDLGIFHAITGPHGDILIPEDRLKAAVVKAALGDTTLLLEIDNLLGKPWDDELETFRHAGEGAPVRWLHQVV
- a CDS encoding acyl-CoA carboxylase subunit beta → MTATATRPARLPRADDPRNPVHRLTALLDDGTLELITPDDDSGMLAAVGRVDGTSVVAFCSDATVMGGAMGDLGCRVVVDAYHRAITDGVPIIGLWHSGGARLAEGVLSLHAVGRIFQVMTQASGVIPQISVVLGPAAGGAAYGPALTDVVILGPEGRIFVTGPDVVRSVTGEDVDMLRLGGPEPHGRRSGVVHILTDSEREALDRARTVASLLGSQGSLAADSVEDRDLGALLPESRKRAYDVHPLVDGLLDEGTMQELHARWAPNVVTALGRFGGRTVGVVANNPLRLGGCLDSLSAEKASRFVRMCDAFGVPLVVLVDVPGYLPGVGQEWDGVVRRGAKLLHAFGECVVPRVTLVTRKTYGGAYIAMNARSLGATRVLAWPGAEVAVMGAVAAIRILHRRKLAEVSPEIRPQVEAELAAEHERIAGGVDKAVEIGVVDEVVEPTRTRSAIAHAMRHEIDTAGVRRGRHGNIPL
- a CDS encoding beta-ketoacyl-[acyl-carrier-protein] synthase family protein, coding for MPSTRVVVTGLGTTSPLGGDVASTWRAMLAGESGVRHLTDEWVEQLPVKIGGRAAVEPSEVLDRVKARRLDRSSQFAMVAADQAWADARLEGSGLEPERLGVAVASGIGGVTTLLANYDTLLEKGARRVSPLAVPMLMPNAPAANVSLKYGARAAVHAPTSACASGNEAIAMAIDLIRLGRADVVLAGGTEAAIHPLPMAAFANMMALSKTGSEEGGDPTKVSRPWDTGRDGFVLGEGGAVLVLESEEHARARGATIYAEVRGAGISNDAHDIAQPDPEGRGGTRAIKMALREGDVDPATVVHVNAHATSTPKGDIAEGLMLHAVLGEHVERCVVTSTKSMTGHLLGGAGALEAVATVMALHDRVSPPTINLDDKDPEVDLDIPTSRRDLPEGDIVALNNSFGFGGANVAVAFGSV
- a CDS encoding acyl carrier protein, encoding MATTEEIRADLAEIVNEVAGVDADDVQLDKSFVDDLDVDSLSMVEVVVAAEEKFGVTIPDDEVKNLKTVGDAVAYIERAQG
- a CDS encoding beta-ketoacyl-ACP synthase III encodes the protein MATITTTTGSPHAAILGIGAYRPVRVVPNADVVDAIDSSDEWIQQRSGIKTRRWAGPDESVQMMSVEASRIALERAGLDASQIDCVVVATVSHLLQTPAVATAIAHELGTDQAAAFDISAACSGFCHGISLASDFVRAGSARHVLVIGVERLTDILDLTDRGTAFIFADGAGAAVVGPSDTPGIGPVVWGSDGEQFDLIRQREDWRDVVGSPEVPGSGVMPHLVMQGNPVFRWASFAMAKIGQQALDSAGISIDELDVFVPHQANMRIIDAMARSMKLPSTVRIARDVADQGNTSAASVPLALDRMIAEGEARSGDTALLIAFGAGLSYAAQVVTVP
- a CDS encoding acyltransferase domain-containing protein, which gives rise to MLVIVAPGQGAQTPGFLTPWLEDPVFAARFDWLATVAGIDLAHFGTEADAETIRDTKVAQPLLVATGLVAALDLFPHPADAFSRIGAVAGHSVGELTAAAGARAITAEQAMVLVRERGNAMADAAAITATGMTAVLGGDREEVLAAVERHGLTAANDNGPGQVVAAGTTEQLAAFAEDPPAKARLVPLSVAGAFHTTHMGPAVDRLSSLARSVSTHDPRTPVISNRDGQVVHDGRDVLRRIVGQIANPVRWDLCMETMSDLGVTGILEMPPAGTLTGIAKRALKGVETFALKTPDQLDAAREFCDKHGEASMIETTPTWRMVVSPAKGTFHLSSEAVERDALEPGVVIGAVASLRDRVDVSAPHGGSVVEWLVEDGDLVSPGQPLLRLHPEGSS
- a CDS encoding PucR family transcriptional regulator, with product MPPSRRRAAEALRNSTGALSTAATGRMSTDLPWFDDLSAQDRSWVGLIVQAGIRGFVEWYDHEVEASAHDPLDVVVFGAAPRELTGVISLQQTVELVRLSIRVVETTIDALLDPEDAREVHDAVLLYAREVAFATAAVYARAAESRGAWDARLEALVVDAVVRAEADETVLSRASALGWGAHGDVAVVLGAVPPHRAELDVFESVRRSARAGGMDALCAIQGDRLVVVLGGVSDPLPAATRLLDHFGDGPVVVGPVTADLAHASASARAALSAHRAASGWPDAPRPVSSRDLLPERVLAGDGHARRHLVDEVYLPLMAVRGTLLETLAAWFANGSSIEATARALFVHPNTVRYRLRQVTDVTGWSPTRPREAFTLQLALILGRQSGRTEL